The proteins below come from a single Panicum hallii strain FIL2 chromosome 7, PHallii_v3.1, whole genome shotgun sequence genomic window:
- the LOC112899970 gene encoding cyclin-P1-1-like, which yields MTAAAAGDRFPSSSPPRAASAWPPPAPPELAMVARAVQRLVARNDAVAAPDGRGGGGARGMRAFEAARGAPAPRIGVAEYLERMHRYAGLDPECYVVAYAYVDMAAHRRPAAAVASRNVHRLLLACLLLASKVLDDFHHSNAFFARVGGVSNAEMNKLELELLGVLDFAVAVDHRAYDRYREHLEKEMRRDHHVPPGAAPKPTTRAAAAPTAIKLLLPPLAEERRAEIDDGDSEERGRKPPPNGVRAGEEHDRKLPNGVAPGAKTLRELCALDYY from the exons AtgacggccgcggcggccggcgaccgCTTCCcgtcctcctccccgccgcgggCGGCGTCCGcatggccgccgcccgcgccgccggagctggccaTGGTGGCGCGCGCCGTGCAGCGGCTCGTGGCGCGGAATGacgcggtggcggcgccggacggCCGCGGGGGCGGAGGAGCAAGAGGGATGAGGGCGTTCGAGGCGGCCCggggcgcgccggcgccgcgcatCGGCGTGGCCGAGTACCTTGAGCGCATGCACCGCTACGCGGGGCTCGACCCCGAGTGCTACGTCGTCGCGTACGCCTACGTCGACATGGCCGCGcaccgccggcccgccgccgccgtcgcgtccAGGAACGTgcaccgcctcctcctcgcctGCCTCCTCCTCGCCTCCAAGGTCCTCGACGACTT CCACCACAGCAACGCCTTCTTCGCGCGCGTGGGCGGCGTGAGCAACGCGGAGATGAACAAGCTGGAGCTGGAGCTCCTCGGCGTGCTGGACTTCGCCGTCGCGGTCGACCACCGCGCCTACGACAGGTACCGCGAGCACCTGGAGAAGGAGATGCGCAGGGACCACCACGTCCCGCCCGGCGCCGCGCCCAAGCCGACCACGAGGGCGGCTGCCGCGCCCACCGCCATCaagctcctgctgccgccgctggcGGAGGAGCGCCGGGCCGAGATTGACGACGGCGACAGCGAGGAGCGCGGCCGGAAGCCGCCGCCGAACGGCGTGCGTGCCGGCGAAGAGCACGACCGGAAGCTGCCGAACGGCGTGGCGCCGGGGGCCAAGACCCTCCGGGAGCTGTGCGCCTTGGATTACTACTAG
- the LOC112899914 gene encoding uncharacterized protein LOC112899914 — MESIIARALEYTLKYWMKSFSRDQFKLQGRTAQLSNLDINGDALHASLGLPPALTVDTARVGKLEITLPSVSNVQVEPIVVNIDKLDLVLVEKDDSENLSPSSTTSSASATKSSGYGYADKIADGMTVQVGIVNLLLETHGGSRRQGDATWSPPLAAITFRDLVLYTTNEKWQVVNLKEARDFSNNKGFIYVFKKLEWQSLSVDLLPHPDMFTDARFNSSSNQDNKRDDDGAKRMFFGGERFLEGISGEANITVQRTEQNNPLGLEVQLHITEAVCPALSEPGLRAFLRFMTGVSVCLNRGDVDPKAQQLAEAAGSSLVSIIVDHIFLCIKDTEFQLELLMQSLFFSRASVSDGECSKNLSCIKVGGLFLRDTFSRPPCTLIQPSMQAVSQEPLPMPDFGQNFCPPIYPFGNQLLEFAAGVPLFSLYCLQITPSPSPPKFASKTVITCQPLTVTLQEQSCLRIASFLADGVVPNRSTVLPDSSINSLSFSLKEFDLSVPLDSEEITRCSGTKNTCPQSSFSGARLHVEDLYFCQSPSAKCPLLNLDRDPACFLLWEYQPVDASQMKWATRASHLSLSLETSGASNGQRAARDSSANLWKCIELDDIRFEAAMVTADGSPLLDVPPPEGVVRIGVAFQQFTSNTSVEQLFFVLGFYTYFGQVAERISKVSKGNKSGVTKSSADKFENKLPSDTAVSLTMNNLQLNFLESLSAHDIHMPLVQFGGEDLFLKVSHRTLGGAFAVTTNLLWRTVSVNCLEGESSVICENGIAVTGKHNIVVHENGHPKMRAVFWVDHMSKHQDKEAQFIDINITHVMPYDMRDMECHSLNVSAKVSGVRLGGGMTYTESLLHRFGILGPDGGPGEGLLRGLKDLSSGPLAKLFKSSHLTEEENERSKVDDLNSKFDLGVPDDLDVSVELRNWLFALEGTEEVGDCFTPTRGGDHISREEKCWHSTFRNLHVSGKSSNRLNLGDAGKASPKRAFPVERFTAGIEGLQAIKPRLRDQHSGKGTSNNHQMGSGFNNASSVGDHGVDVEATMVIGEDEIEGAKWTMDNVKFSVKEPIEAVATKEELEHLAMLCRSEADAMGRITAGILRLLKLDKSLGQGTIEQLRNLGSGGMDNIFSPRRLSRQNSFGSTGTPRTSTMQAIADVMGSKNTLEATISSLQVEISESKAKCAALISQASNMEDQSRTEDIMILNEKLESMQSLATRLRTLI, encoded by the exons ATGGAGTCGATCATAGCGCGGGCGCTGGAGTACACGCTCAAGTACTGGATGAAGTCCTTCTCCCGCGACCAGTTCAAGCTCCAGGGCCGTACCGCGCAGCTCTCCAACCTCG ATATCAATGGCGATGCGCTGCACGCGAGCCTGGGGCTGCCTCCGGCGCTCACTGTCGACACCGCGCGCGTCGGGAAGCTGGAGATCACG TTACCATCTGTATCAAATGTACAAGTGGAGCCTATTGTGGTGAACATTGACAAGCTTGATCTCGTGCTTGTAGAAAAGGATGATTCTGAAAATCTCAGCCCTAGCAG CACTACATCATCTGCATCAGCAACTAAAAGCAGCGGATATGGTTATGCTGATAAG ATTGCAGATGGAATGACAGTACAAGTAGGTATTGTGAACCTGCTCCTGGAAACTCATGGAGGGTCTCGCCGACAAGGAGATGCAACGTG GTCACCGCCACTAGCAGCTATCACATTTCGTGATCTTGTACTGTACACAACAAATGAAAAATGGCAG GTAGTAAACTTGAAAGAAGCAAGGGATTTCTCCAACAACAAAGGATTCATTTATGTTTTTAAG AAACTGGAATGGCAATCACTGTCAGTTGATCTATTACCTCATCCTGACATGTTCACCGATGCAAGATTTAACTCTTCTAGCAATCAAGATAATAAACGAGACGATGATGGCGCGAAACGGATGTTCTTTGGTGGTGAAAGATTTTTGGAAGGAATATCTGGGGAGGCTAAT ATCACGGTTCAACGGACAGAACAAAATAATCCACTTGGGCTTGAGGTTCAACTGCATATTACTGAAGCTGTCTGTCCTGCGTTAAGTGAACCTG GCTTACGGGCCTTTCTTCGATTCATGACTGGGGTATCTGTGTGCCTAAACAGGGGAGACGTGGATCCAAAAGCTCAGCAG CTTGCTGAAGCAGCAGGATCTTCCTTGGTTTCCATTATCGTAGATCATATATTCCTCTGCATTAAAGATACTG AGTTTCAACTTGAACTTCTGATGCAGTCTTTGTTCTTCTCACGG GCGAGCGTTTCAGATGGGGAGTGTTCGAAGAACTTGTCTTGCATAAAGGTTGGCGGGCTGTTTCTGAG AGACACCTTCTCTCGCCCTCCGTGCACATTGATACAACCATCTATGCAAGCAGTTTCACAAGAGCCCCTGCCTATGCCTGACTTTG GTCAAAATTTTTGCCCTCCAATCTATCCATTTGGGAATCAACTACTAGAATTCGCTGCCGGGGTTCCTTTGTTTTCTCTCTATTGTCTTCAGATCACTCCTTCTCCATCACCTCCAAAGTTTGCTTCAAAAACTGTGATCACATGCCAGCCTCTTACG GTAACCCTCCAGGAGCAGTCCTGCTTAAGGATTGCATCGTTCTTGGCTGATGGAGTTGTGCCTAACCGCAGTACCGTTTTGCCTGATTCTTCAATCAACAGCCTGTCATTTTCCCTTAAAGAGTTTGATCTCTCCGTTCCATTGGACTCTGAGGAAATCACAAGGTGCAGCGGAACCAAGAACACGTGTCCTCAATCATCATTTTCAGGTGCACGACTTCATGTGGAAGACCTATACTTCTGCCAGTCACCATCAGCAAAATGTCCATTACTAAACCTTGATAGGGATCCAGCTTGCTTCCTTCTCTGGGAATATCAACCTGTTGATGCAAGTCAAATGAAGTGGGCTACTAGGGCTTCTCATTTAAGCCTCTCGCTCGAAACTTCTGGCGCTTCAAACGGACAGAGAGCAGCCAGGGACTCTTCTGCAAATTTGTGGAAATGTATTGAACTAGATGACATCCGATTTGAGGCAGCTATGGTTACCGCAGACGGTAGCCCTTTGTTGGATGTGCCACCCCCCGAGGGTGTTGTAAGGATTGGTGTTGCTTTCCAACAGTTTACATCCAATACCTCAGTGGAACAGTTGTTTTTTGTCCTAGGTTTCTATACTTACTTTGGTCAAGTTGCAGAGCGTATTTCAAAGGTCAGCAAAGGTAACAAGTCTGGGGTGACCAAATCCTCAGCTGACAAATTTGAGAATAAATTGCCAAGTGATACAGCTGTGAGCTTAACTATGAACAACCTCCAGCTCAATTTCTTGGAATCTTTGTCAGCACACGACATACATATGCCCTTGGTTCAATTTGGGGGAGAGGATCTGTTCCTGAAAGTTTCTCATCGCACACTAGGTGGTGCCTTTGCGGTCACTACTAACTTGTTGTGGAGAACTGTCTCTGTGAACTGTTTGGAGGGAGAGAGTTCTGTGATTTGTGAGAATGGTATCGCAGTGACTGGCAAACACAACATTGTGGTGCATGAAAATGGGCATCCCAAGATGAGAGCAGTCTTTTGGGTTGATCATATGAGCAAACACCAGGATAAAGAAGCTCAGTTTATTGATATAAACATCACTCACGTAATGCCTTATGACATGCGTGATATGGAATGCCATAGCTTGAATGTTTCAGCTAAGGTATCTGGTGTTCGTCTTGGAGGTGGAATGACTTACACCGAGTCTTTACTGCACCGGTTTGGTATCCTGGGGCCTGATGGTGGTCCAGGGGAAGGCCTCTTGAGGGGATTAAAGGATTTATCTTCTGGCCCACTTGCAAAACTATTCAAATCCTCGCATCTCACCGAGGAGGAAA ATGAAAGGTCCAAAGTTGATGATCTCAATTCAAAGTTTGATCTCGGGGTGCCAGATGATCTTGATGTGTCAGTTGAGCTTAGAAATTGGCTATTCGCACTTGAAGGAACGGAAGAAGTAGGAGATTGTTTTACTCCAACTCGTGGAGGTGATCATATCAGTCGAGAAGAAAAATGTTGGCATTCAACCTTCAGGAATTTACATGTCTCTGGAAAGAGCAGTAACCGGCTTAACTTGGGAGACGCAGGAAAGGCTTCACCCAAAAGGGCATTTCCTGTGGAACGCTTTACG GCTGGAATTGAAGGTTTGCAGGCAATAAAACCTCGCCTGAGAGATCAACACTCTGGAAAAGGAACATCAAACAATCATCAAATGGGCAGTGGATTTAATAATGCAAGTTCTGTTGGTGACCATGGTGTTGATGTTGAAGCTACCATGGTCATTGGTGAAGACGAGATTGAGGGTGCCAAGTGGACAATGGATAATGTTAAGTTTTCTGTCAAAGAACCG ATCGAGGCAGTTGCAACGAAAGAAGAACTAGAGCACCTCGCCATGCTTTGCAGATCTGAAGCTGATGCGATGGGGAGGATCACTGCTGGAATTCTTCGCCTCCTTAAGCTTGACAAATCTCTTGGGCAGGGAACTATAGAACAGCTTCGTAACCTAG GAAGTGGAGGCATGGACAATATCTTTAGCCCCAGGAGGCTCAGCAGGCAGAACAGTTTTGGCAGTACAGGCACTCCTAGGACTTCAACTATGCAAGCGATTGCAGATGTTATGGGATCGAAAAACACACTAGAAGCAACCATTTCTTCATTGCAAGTTGAAATTTCTGAATCCAAGGCTAAATGTGCGGCACTGATTTCCCAGGCAAGCAACATGGAAGATCAGAGCCGCACTGAGGATATCATGATACTGAATGAAAAGCTAGAGAGCATGCAATCGTTGGCGACACGATTGAGAACTTTGATCTGA